A single window of Archangium gephyra DNA harbors:
- the radA gene encoding DNA repair protein RadA: MAKAKTHYTCQACGYQSAKWLGKCPDCGAWSSLVEETEAKVDEKRPAWGASGGASKPVRLREVSGEQEERRKTGIAEFDRVLGGGVVDGSLVLLGGDPGIGKSTLLLAALDKLGRGGPVLYVSGEESLRQTKMRAERLRVEGEAIHLFAETDADRVLTVAEGLKPRALVVDSIQTMYLPELGSAPGSISQVREVAGRFMAFAKRSGVPTFLVGHVTKEGSIAGPRVLEHMVDTVLYFEGERGHPFRILRAHKNRFGSTNEIGVFEMKGAGLVEVPDPSALFLAERPAGKAGSVVTCTLNGTRPLLVEVQALVAPTGYGTARRTAIGVDGNRVALLAAVLEKKEDIPLVGCDLFVNVAGGMQLSEPACDLAVCAALVSSLQNRPLEAHTLVLGEVGLAGEVRAVGQVEPRLAEAAKMGFQRAIIPKGSARRLEDTKLEVVGVETLSEALGAMFD, translated from the coding sequence ATGGCGAAGGCAAAGACGCACTACACGTGTCAGGCGTGCGGGTACCAGTCGGCGAAGTGGTTGGGGAAGTGTCCCGACTGCGGCGCGTGGAGCTCGCTGGTGGAGGAGACCGAGGCGAAGGTGGACGAGAAGCGCCCGGCATGGGGGGCCTCGGGAGGGGCGTCCAAGCCGGTGCGGCTGCGCGAGGTGAGCGGCGAGCAGGAGGAGCGCCGGAAGACGGGCATCGCCGAGTTCGACCGGGTGCTGGGAGGCGGGGTGGTGGACGGCTCGCTGGTGCTGCTGGGAGGAGACCCGGGCATCGGCAAGTCCACGCTGCTGCTGGCGGCGTTGGACAAGCTGGGGCGTGGGGGCCCGGTGCTGTACGTGTCGGGCGAGGAGTCGCTGCGGCAGACGAAGATGAGGGCCGAGCGGCTGCGGGTGGAGGGCGAGGCCATCCACCTCTTCGCGGAGACGGACGCGGACCGGGTGCTGACGGTGGCCGAGGGCCTCAAGCCCCGGGCGCTGGTGGTGGACTCCATCCAGACGATGTACCTGCCGGAGCTGGGCAGCGCGCCGGGGAGCATCTCGCAGGTGCGCGAGGTGGCGGGGCGCTTCATGGCCTTCGCCAAGCGCAGCGGGGTGCCGACGTTCCTGGTGGGGCACGTGACGAAGGAGGGCTCCATCGCGGGCCCGCGCGTGCTGGAGCACATGGTGGACACGGTTCTCTACTTCGAGGGCGAGCGGGGCCATCCGTTCCGGATTCTGAGGGCGCACAAGAACCGCTTCGGCTCGACGAACGAGATTGGCGTCTTCGAGATGAAGGGAGCGGGGCTGGTGGAGGTGCCGGACCCGTCGGCGCTCTTCCTGGCCGAGCGGCCGGCGGGCAAGGCGGGCAGCGTGGTGACGTGCACGCTGAACGGGACGCGGCCGCTGCTGGTGGAGGTACAGGCGCTGGTGGCGCCCACGGGCTACGGCACGGCGCGGCGCACGGCGATCGGCGTGGACGGCAACCGCGTGGCGCTGCTGGCGGCGGTGCTGGAGAAGAAGGAGGACATCCCGCTGGTGGGGTGTGATCTCTTCGTGAACGTGGCGGGAGGCATGCAGTTGTCGGAGCCGGCGTGCGACCTGGCGGTGTGCGCGGCGCTGGTGAGCAGCCTGCAGAACCGGCCGCTGGAGGCGCACACGCTGGTGCTGGGCGAGGTGGGGCTGGCTGGAGAGGTCCGCGCGGTGGGCCAGGTGGAGCCGAGGCTGGCCGAGGCGGCGAAGATGGGCTTCCAGCGGGCCATCATCCCCAAGGGGAGCGCGAGGCGGCTGGAGGACACGAAGCTGGAGGTGGTGGGAGTCGAGACGCTCTCCGAGGCACTGGG
- a CDS encoding GlsB/YeaQ/YmgE family stress response membrane protein produces the protein MGILWLLVVGLVAGLIARALVPGRQSMGLVMTMVLGVVGSFVGGFIGSLFTHRAVTDLHATGLIMSVLGSIVVLLLVGMAGRGRRIHA, from the coding sequence ATGGGCATCCTCTGGTTGCTGGTGGTGGGTCTGGTGGCGGGTCTGATCGCGCGTGCTCTCGTTCCGGGTCGTCAGTCCATGGGTCTGGTGATGACGATGGTGCTGGGCGTCGTGGGCTCGTTCGTCGGTGGATTCATCGGCTCGCTCTTCACGCACCGTGCCGTGACGGACCTGCATGCCACGGGTCTCATCATGTCGGTACTCGGTTCCATCGTGGTGCTACTCCTGGTGGGAATGGCGGGCCGGGGCCGTCGCATCCACGCCTGA
- the bioB gene encoding biotin synthase BioB produces the protein MSDSAAHDFHGHAHFTAPPPGVVVRHDWTLPEVRALYELPLLELVHKAQSVHRAVFQDNKVQLCSLLSIKTGGCPEDCGYCPQAARYHKDTGLQAEKLMSVPSVLDAASKARAAGATRFCMGAAWREVKDGPQFDNVLEMVRGVKALGMEACATLGMLTDSQAKRLKEAGLSAYNHNLDTSEDKYADIISTRTYEDRLNTLERVRQAGISVCSGGIIGLGESVDDRCKLLLTLSNQEVHPESVPINALVAVKGTPLQDQKPVQTVEMVRTIATARILMPMAMVRLSAGRMQMNEEAQLLCMLAGANSLFFGEKLLTTGNPEYTQDMALLEKAGIRPLEPDTSR, from the coding sequence ATGTCCGACTCCGCCGCCCACGATTTCCACGGTCACGCCCACTTCACCGCTCCGCCTCCGGGTGTCGTCGTCCGCCATGACTGGACGCTCCCCGAGGTGCGCGCCCTCTACGAGCTGCCCCTGCTGGAGCTCGTCCACAAGGCGCAGAGCGTCCACCGCGCCGTCTTCCAGGACAACAAGGTGCAGCTGTGCTCGCTGCTGTCCATCAAGACGGGCGGCTGCCCCGAGGACTGCGGCTATTGCCCCCAGGCCGCGCGCTACCACAAGGACACCGGCCTGCAGGCCGAGAAGCTCATGTCCGTGCCCTCCGTGCTGGACGCCGCCTCCAAGGCCCGCGCCGCCGGTGCCACCCGCTTCTGCATGGGCGCCGCCTGGCGCGAGGTGAAGGACGGGCCCCAGTTCGACAACGTCCTGGAGATGGTCCGCGGCGTGAAGGCGCTCGGCATGGAGGCCTGTGCCACGCTCGGCATGCTCACCGACAGCCAGGCGAAGCGTCTCAAGGAAGCCGGCCTCTCCGCCTACAACCACAACCTCGACACCTCCGAGGACAAGTACGCGGACATCATCTCCACCCGGACCTATGAGGACCGGCTCAACACCCTCGAGCGCGTGCGCCAGGCCGGCATCTCCGTGTGCTCCGGTGGCATCATCGGCCTGGGCGAGTCCGTGGATGACCGCTGCAAGCTCCTGCTCACGCTCTCCAACCAGGAGGTCCACCCCGAGTCCGTTCCCATCAACGCGCTCGTCGCGGTGAAGGGCACGCCGCTCCAGGACCAGAAGCCCGTGCAGACCGTGGAGATGGTCCGCACCATCGCCACCGCCCGCATCCTCATGCCCATGGCCATGGTGCGGCTGTCCGCCGGCCGCATGCAGATGAACGAGGAGGCCCAGCTGCTGTGCATGCTCGCCGGTGCCAACTCGCTCTTCTTCGGCGAGAAGCTCCTCACCACCGGCAACCCCGAGTACACCCAGGACATGGCCCTCCTGGAGAAGGCTGGCATCCGCCCCCTGGAGCCGGATACGTCGCGGTAA
- the bioF gene encoding 8-amino-7-oxononanoate synthase, translating to MDSLSSRGLKRFLEPLDSPQGPLVRVGGETLVNFSSNDYLGLAASPSVRAAAIAALESHGVGSGASRLVVGDTTVHQRLEARLAAFERAEAALLFNSGYAANVGTLQALVGPEDAVFSDALNHASLIDGCRLSRARTVVYPHADVEALDRALASTPARRRLVVTDTVFSMDGDHAPLRELVGVCRAHGAALLVDEAHATGVLGSRGAGLCEELGLSDAVDVRMGTLSKAFGVLGAYICASRPVVELVLNRARPLVFSTALPAALCAAAGAAVDIVEHDDALRARLWRNIRRFSQGLRSLGFAAEPRSAIFPVIVGEPGLAVSAARALRSKGLLVKAIRPPTVPEGTSRLRFCLSAAHTEGHVDLALEGLRSLRL from the coding sequence ATGGACTCCCTGTCCTCCCGCGGCCTCAAGCGGTTCCTCGAGCCACTCGACTCTCCCCAGGGCCCCCTCGTCCGCGTGGGCGGGGAGACGCTCGTCAACTTCTCCTCCAACGACTACCTGGGCCTCGCCGCCTCGCCCTCCGTGCGCGCCGCCGCCATCGCCGCCCTGGAGAGCCATGGGGTGGGTTCCGGTGCCAGCCGGCTCGTCGTGGGTGACACCACCGTCCACCAGCGGCTGGAGGCCCGGCTCGCCGCCTTCGAGCGGGCCGAGGCCGCGCTCCTCTTCAACTCGGGCTATGCCGCCAACGTCGGCACCCTGCAGGCCCTCGTGGGCCCCGAGGACGCCGTCTTCTCCGACGCCCTCAACCACGCCTCCCTCATCGACGGCTGCCGCCTCTCGCGCGCCCGCACCGTCGTCTACCCGCATGCCGACGTCGAGGCGCTCGACCGCGCTCTCGCCTCCACTCCCGCACGCCGGCGTCTCGTCGTCACCGACACCGTGTTCTCCATGGACGGGGACCATGCTCCCCTGCGGGAGCTTGTCGGCGTCTGCCGCGCCCATGGGGCCGCGCTCCTCGTGGACGAGGCCCATGCCACCGGCGTGCTGGGCTCCCGTGGCGCCGGACTGTGCGAGGAGCTGGGGCTCTCCGACGCCGTCGACGTGCGCATGGGCACCTTGAGCAAGGCCTTCGGCGTGCTGGGCGCGTACATCTGCGCTTCCCGCCCCGTGGTGGAGCTCGTCCTCAACCGCGCCCGGCCCCTCGTCTTCTCCACCGCCCTGCCCGCCGCCCTGTGCGCCGCCGCCGGGGCCGCCGTGGACATCGTCGAGCACGATGACGCCCTGCGCGCCCGTCTCTGGCGCAACATCCGCCGCTTCTCCCAGGGCCTGCGCTCGCTCGGCTTCGCCGCCGAGCCCCGGAGCGCCATCTTCCCCGTCATCGTGGGCGAGCCCGGTCTCGCCGTCTCCGCGGCCCGCGCCCTGCGCTCCAAGGGGTTGCTGGTGAAGGCCATCCGCCCTCCCACCGTCCCCGAGGGCACCAGCCGCCTGCGCTTCTGTCTCTCCGCCGCCCATACCGAGGGCCATGTGGACCTCGCCCTCGAGGGGCTGCGCTCACTGCGACTCTGA
- the bioD gene encoding dethiobiotin synthase → MATRGSRHPHPVPLPEGEGKWPRFFVTGTDTGVGKTQASRALLSLLADAGLSPQGFKPYESGCASLSAPSDALSLREAARSALPLDIVCPHRFRAPLAPGVAARRLGREPDWNTTLAAWERVRHGSVVVEGAGGLFVPLDSSHDVIDLISTLGLPVLLVARAGLGTLNHTALSLEALAARNIPVAAVLLSRSTPSRDPSERDNPSLLSERHHIQVLGPVPYLEDPRRRHAAFRKALAPLVPERARGR, encoded by the coding sequence GTGGCAACCCGAGGTTCCCGGCACCCTCACCCCGTCCCTCTCCCGGAGGGAGAGGGGAAATGGCCACGGTTCTTCGTCACGGGGACCGATACTGGAGTCGGCAAGACGCAGGCTTCACGGGCCCTGCTCTCCCTGCTCGCCGATGCCGGGCTCTCCCCCCAGGGCTTCAAGCCCTATGAGAGCGGGTGTGCCTCCCTCTCCGCCCCCTCCGACGCGCTCTCCCTGCGCGAGGCCGCCCGGAGTGCGCTGCCCCTCGACATCGTCTGCCCCCACCGCTTCCGCGCGCCCCTGGCTCCCGGCGTCGCCGCGCGCCGCCTCGGCCGCGAGCCGGATTGGAACACCACCCTCGCCGCCTGGGAGCGCGTGCGCCACGGCTCCGTCGTCGTCGAGGGCGCTGGCGGCCTCTTCGTTCCCCTCGACTCCTCCCACGACGTCATCGACCTCATCTCCACCCTCGGGCTCCCCGTCCTGCTCGTCGCCCGCGCCGGCCTGGGCACGCTCAACCACACCGCCCTGTCCCTCGAGGCCCTCGCCGCGCGCAACATCCCTGTCGCGGCCGTGCTCCTCTCCCGCAGCACTCCCTCGCGTGACCCCTCCGAGCGCGACAATCCCTCCCTCCTCTCCGAGCGCCACCACATCCAGGTCCTCGGTCCAGTTCCCTACCTGGAGGATCCACGCCGTCGCCACGCGGCCTTCCGCAAGGCACTCGCTCCACTCGTGCCCGAACGCGCGCGAGGCCGATAA